CCCCGGCATGCTCTGGACGCTGGCGATCCTGCCGGCGATCTTCCTGTTCGGCTATGTCGCCGGACTGCCGCTCTACGTGTTCCTTTATCTGAAAACCCACGGACGGGGATGGATCGAATCCGGCGTGTACCTCCTGGCGACGCTGGCGGTGGTCTATCTGGGCTTCTACAAGCTGCTCGGCGTGCCGCTGCCCTTCATGCCGCTGGAGTTCAGGTAGGGGCGGGGGGGACGGCGTTTGTCGATGGCTCGACGCCGGACGGAACGGCAGCGTAATCCGCATACCGGCCTTGCCGCTTTGTCCCGTTTTTCATTCAAGCTACGGCCCTGAATCCCGCATCGCGTTCCGGGTCGCCGCCTTGGGGACGCTCACGCCGCAGCCGGCTTCAGCGTCGGTATTTTCCTGATCTCGGCGGCCAGTGCGCGTTCGGCATGCCAGGTATCGTGGGCACGCTGCATGCGCACCCAGACGCCGGCCCCGTCGCCGAACAGCTTGCCGAGGCGGACCGCCACGCCCGGCGACACCGGCTTGCGCTCGGCCAGGATGTCGTAAAGGTGCTGGCGGGAAATGCCGAGAAGGGCGGCGATCTC
This genomic interval from Hyphomicrobiales bacterium contains the following:
- a CDS encoding HigA family addiction module antitoxin, with amino-acid sequence MAEYAARRDPNRCPTHPGELLREVIPATGRTKTEIAALLGISRQHLYDILAERKPVSPGVAVRLGKLFGDGAGVWVRMQRAHDTWHAERALAAEIRKIPTLKPAAA